A genomic segment from Vespula pensylvanica isolate Volc-1 chromosome 25, ASM1446617v1, whole genome shotgun sequence encodes:
- the LOC122637305 gene encoding uncharacterized protein LOC122637305 isoform X5, with translation MEAGPNQQSQQQQQQQQQQQQQQQQQAQQGSQQQSAANVCSGQSQLASSQVAVASGQSQGHTQQDTSGIAVSEAGPVEEGVLLARVHVPELYVSKCLQFPKDQLVWDVKQQCLASLPKVATWYRELKESFNYGLFCPPVNGKAGKFLDEERRLGDYPFNGPVGYLELKYKRRVYKMLHLDEKQLKAMHTRTNLRRLLDYVANSQVEKIAKMCSKGLDPNFHCQETGETPLTLATSLKKPSKVIIALVNGGALLDYRTKEGLTAMHRAVERNSLEAVKTLLELGASPNYKDTKGLTPLYYSVINKTDPMLCETLLHDHATIGAQDLQGWQEVHQACRNNLVQHLDHLLFYGADMNARNASGNTPLHVCAVNNNDSSCIRQLLFRGAQKDSLNYANQTPYQVAVIAGNMELAEVIKNYQLEEVVPFKGPPRYNPKRRSMAFGGTSMMSTSCSASNLGTLTRIPSTEQHVAGGSNTGSLTRTISVEQYSSTGNSLTRVPSADQYVTTTTTATTTTASLNRVSSADQQYVKSGGITVEQYTTGTLVRVPSSSSSSSSSSSSSSSSSSSSSSTSSSSSTTAEQQQQQLQQQNQQQNDLTTLTRINHPPSTESSTTTPILVVAPVNTTVVNRVPSIEATRNDIQRIPSEQQQQQQQQQQQQQQQQLQLQQQQQQQHQQQQTSQSSQILQHHRNHHHHHHHHHHHHVATIRTTEQQNRHNSEYQSPNSLRDPNARLPMENYQNIRMEGLTRLQEHRLELQHRLDIHRTMEMPPSPSPSSRSLAPFSSASSSLSEGSNQPSGEDSASIVTDKSLGDTASDVISDSSGVGTSQSDTTNSLSIPGTTVVCVESYNSGILGHLTINQGDILEVTGATDCGLLEGVLRGQGTGLFPAHCVQEVRLRHTNIPLGPQPTRDGRNRVLGRRESQHKYFATAPRLKKPVTSEPRTVVLHRSRKGFGFVLRGAKATSPLMELTPSARYPALQYLDDVDQGGVADLAGLRKGDFLIQINEEDVTTASHEHVVDLIRKSGELVRMTVVSPVISLPNSQSAAALPTSQPIQRQYATLPRKGNNNVPIGGTLGRSPAPMPPRRDPKTTLSVGRARARSMVAGLEGGGERDDRDEITSTGAKSSSAESIHLPQQPSTGPNTGQNTPVQPRTASIRSRPTSSRITAAELEELFQRQQGSTSGQYSSSMMSSHFQTGQSTKSHPSSPAKTGRVYASVAEMKRKGKSNSRVRFFGGLGGGSDLHRDFHSTPDLNIQAQSSILVPKGHRSQEDVNAVNGRNGLPPPNHPPPPPPVGQVVKVNVGANVPDVVTPASVYDNMAHIQQVKELAAATTEGGYGVMSSFRPSNSAKLYASPEDMKTVGYRSRSLPAHATRSHVRKSHSLRAPNNTTFKPTSVGQQQSTGNATGNSTGNGTSINLSNTNNNQYAQPLKTNRSHSTAGIRERKKKVIGTSSSVTNLSSLTNTNGNANGNNNNNNNNNNNNNNNNGCGGGSIGGGGGGGGGGGGGGAGVGGGSVVVVGNGGGPVVPSSAPPIPEPDYSLSESENDDEAEEDTDEEVESDIAKELEKAAARDKLESTRETSGNSNASGSSSSGSSSLPHSFSVEEIQKVRTQLKSSKSHPNDFLLQQTQQSLAEDGDNSSSGVSSDQDVPVGPPMGFDDTTTVRNHPNDINQQHAGGTLLSVGNNDKESGSNSKRTGYGGSGMLTRHAVSLAQLPPPIEADSEDQNNDLFVPPPPEFNAGGPSAAAAAAVAAAAAAAAAAAAAAAATAAANTSNVANADELVFAPPPQFSDNKQQQQQQQQTQQNRVKIIGAIPKVTGNQVKASAGRLHSQ, from the exons GAGCTGAAGGAGAGCTTCAATTATGGCCTCTTCTGTCCTCCAGTCAATGGAAAGGCTGGAAAATTTTTGGACGAGGAACGTCGCCTTGGCGATTATCCTTTCAATGGTCCTGTTGGTTACCTAGAG CTGAAGTACAAAAGGCGTGTCTACAAGATGCTACATCTCGATGAGAAGCAGCTGAAGGCGATGCACACGCGTACCAATCTACGAAGGTTGTTAGACTATGTAGCTAATAGTCAAGTCGAGAAAATAGCTAAGATGTGCAGCAAAGGCCTGGATCCGAATTTTCATTGCCAGGAGACAGGAG AGACGCCATTGACATTAGCGACGAGTTTAAAAAAACCATCGAAAGTGATCATAGCCTTGGTTAATGGTGGTGCCCTGTTAGATTATCGTACGAAAGAAGGTTTAACGGCAATGCACCGTGCCGTTGAAAGAAATAGTTTAGAGGCTGTTAAAACTTTATTGGAATTAGGAGCTAGCCCTAATTACAAGGATACCAAGGGTCTGACGCCACTTTATTACAGCGTTATCAACAAAACAGATCCGATGCTTTGCGAGACATTATTGCACGATCATGCTACTATTGGGGCACAGGATTTACAAGGGTGGCAAGAAGTTCATCAG gcTTGCCGAAATAATCTGGTCCAACATCTCGACCATTTACTATTTTATGGTGCCGACATGAACGCACGTAACGCGTCTGGTAACACCCCGTTACATGTCTGCGCTGTTAACAACAATGATTCCTCCTGCATACGTCAGTTATTGTTCAGGGGCGCACAAAAGGACAGCCTGAATTATGCGAATCAGACACCTTATCAGGTTGCTGTTATCGCTGGTAACATGGAACTAGCAGAGGTCATCAAGAATTATCAGCTCGAGGAAGTTG TACCATTTAAAGGGCCACCTCGGTACAACCCAAAACGACGATCAATGGCATTCGGTGGAACGTCAATGATGTCAACGAGCTGTTCAGCTAGCAATCTGGGGACCCTGACTAGGATACCATCAACGGAACAACATGTCGCTGGTGGATCTAATACTGGTAGCTTAACACGTACAATATCAGTGGAACAATACTCGAGTACTGGTAACAGTTTAACAAGAGTACCATCAGCTGATCAATACGTAACTACAACAACAAcggcaacaacaacaacggcTAGTCTAAACAGAGTATCTTCTGCGGATCAACAATATGTTAAAAGTGGTGGTATAACAGTTGAGCAATATACAACTGGTACACTTGTTAGAGTACCATCATCCTCgtcatcttcctcttcctcttcttcctcttcttcttcttcttcatcatcgtcgtcgtctactTCGTCATCTTCTTCTACAACAGccgaacaacaacaacaacaattacAACAACAAAATCAACAACAAAACGATCTTACTACCTTGACCAGAATAAATCATCCTCCGTCCACGGaatcatcaacaacaacaccGATCCTAGTTGTAGCACCAGTAAATACAACTGTTGTGAATCGAGTACCGTCCATCGAAGCTACCAGAAATGATATACAAAGAATACCGTccgaacaacaacaacaacaacaacaacaacaacaacaacaacaacaacaacagctaCAGctacaacagcaacaacagcaacaacatcaACAGCAACAAACGTCGCAATCCTCGCAAATTTTACAACATCATcgtaatcatcatcatcatcatcatcatcatcatcatcaccacgTAGCTACTATCAGAACGACTGAACAACAGAACCGGCATAACTCCGAGTACCAGAGTCCAAATTCACTGAGGGATCCAAACGCGAG ATTGCCGATGGAGAACTATCAGAACATAAGAATGGAGGGCCTGACGAGGCTGCAGGAACATCGGCTCGAGTTGCAACACCGTTTGGACATTCACAGGACAATGGAGATGCCACCATCACCGTCCCCCAGTAGCAGAAGTCTTGCACCTTTCAGCTCGGCTAGCTCGAGCCTATCAGAAGGCAGCAATCAACCGTCCGGTGAAGATTCTGCTAGCATTGTTACAG ACAAAAGTCTTGGAGATACAGCGTCCGATGTGATCAGTGATAGCTCAGGAGTTGGTACCTCGCAATCGGACACTACCAATTCATTGTCAATACCCGGGACTACTGTCGTCTGTGTTGAAAGCTATAACAGTGGGATACTTGGACATTTGACGATCAATCAAGGAGATATTCTTGAAG TTACCGGTGCTACAGATTGTGGTTTACTCGAAGGAGTATTACGTGGCCAAGGTACAGGATTATTTCCAGCACATTGCGTTCAGGAAGTTAGACTACGTCATACCAATATCCCATTGGGTCCGCAACCAACCAGAGATGGAAGAAATAGGGTACTTGGTCGTAGAGAGTCCCAACACAAATATTTCGCTACCGCGCCAAGATTGAAGAAAcc AGTTACTTCTGAGCCGCGTACGGTAGTCCTACATCGTTCGAGGAAAGGTTTTGGTTTTGTTTTACGTGGTGCCAAAGCTACGTCACCGTTGATGGAACTGACACCATCAGCGAGATATCCTGCTCTACAATATCTCGATGATGTTGATCAAGGTGGTGTAGCCGATCTTGCTGGTCTCCGTAAAGGAGATTTTCTTATCCAA ATCAACGAAGAGGATGTGACAACAGCATCTCACGAGCACGTTGTCGATCTGATCAGAAAGTCGGGCGAGTTGGTACGAATGACAGTTGTCTCGCCAGTGATCAGCCTTCCAAATTCTCAATCGGCAGCCGCATTGCCGACTAGTCAACCTATTCAAAGACAGTATGCAACATTGCCGCGTAAAGGTAACAACAATGTGCCAATTGGTGGAACTTTAGGTAGATCACCAGCACCAATGCCACCGCGTAGAGATCCAAAAACAACGTTGAGCGTGGGCCGTGCTAGAGCGAGATCTATGGTCGCTGGATTAG AAGGCGGTGGGGAACGTGATGACAGGGACGAGATCACATCGACCGGAGCTAAATCTAGCAGCGCGGAATCCATTCATTTACCTCAGCAACCATCTACCGGGCCAAACACAGGTCAAAACACACCTGTGCAACCAAGAACGGCCAGTATCAGATCGAGGCCAACGTCTAGTAGAATAACAGCCGCTGAACTCGAG GAATTATTCCAACGACAGCAAGGTAGTACCAGCGGCCAATACAGTTCGTCGATGATGAGCTCGCACTTTCAAACTGGTCAATCTACCAAGTCACATCCTTCCTCGCCAGCTAAAACTGGCAGGGTCTATGCTAGCGTAgctgaaatgaaacgaaaaggaaaa TCAAACTCGAGAGTACGTTTCTTCGGTGGCTTGGGTGGCGGCTCCGACCTCCACAGAGATTTCCATAGTACACCTGACCTGAACATACAAGCACAATCGTCCATCTTGGTTCCAAAGGGTCATAGAAGTCAAGAGGACGTTAATGCGGTGAACGGTAGAAATGGATTGCCACCGCCTAATCATcccccaccaccaccaccggtTGGTCAGGTTGTTAAAGTGAACGTTGGGGCTAATGTCCCTGACGTCGTTACGCCAGCTTCTGTTTACGATAACATGGCACATATCCAACAAGTCAAAG AATTAGCAGCAGCTACGACGGAGGGTGGTTACGGCGTTATGTCAAGTTTTCGACCGTCGAACAGCGCAAAATTGTACGCCTCGCCCGAAGACATGAAAACTGTTGGCTACCGATCAAGAAGTTTACCAGCCCACGCTACAAGATCACACGTTAGAAAATCTCATAGTCTTCGTGCGCCCAACAACACGACGTTCAAGCCAACATCGGTTGGACAACAACAAAGTACCGGTAACGCTACGGGAAATAGTACTGGCAATGGTacatctatcaatctatctaatACCAATAACAATCAATACGCACAACCATTGAAGACTAACAGGAGCCACAGTACAGCCGGTattagagaaaggaaaaagaaagtgatcGGTACGAGTTCCTCCGTGACAAATTTATCATCGCTAACTAATACCAATGGCAATGCCAATggtaacaataacaataacaataataataacaataataataataataataacggaTGCGGTGGAGGCAGTattggaggaggaggaggaggaggaggaggaggaggaggtggaggagctggtgttggtggtggtagtgtCGTTGTTGTTGGTAATGGCGGTGGTCCGGTTGTCCCGTCATCAGCACCACCAATACCAGAACCAGATTACAGTCTCTCGGAATCAGAAAACGATGACGAAGCTGAAGAAGATACAGACGAGGAAGTCGAATCTGACATAGCTAAGGAATTAGAAAAGGCCGCGGCACGTGATAAATTGGAATCGACTCGTGAAACCTCTGGTAATTCGAACGCATCCGGTTCGAGTTCATCCGGTTCAAGTTCTTTGCCGCATTCGTTCAGCGTCGAGGAAATACAAAAAGTGAGGACCCAATTGAAATCGTCGAAGAGTCATCCAAACGATTTTCTATTGCAACAAACTCAACAGTCTTTAGCCGAGGACGGTGACAACAGTTCGAGCGGAGTTAGCTCTGATCAGGATGTACCGGTAGGTCCTCCAATGGGATTCGACGATACTACGACTGTTAGGAATCATCCTAACGATATTAATCAACAACATGCTGGTGGTACATTGTTATCAGTTGGTAACAATGATAAAGAATCTGGAAGTAACTCGAAGCGTACCGGTTATGGGGGTAGTGGTATGTTAACCAGGCATGCTGTTAGCCTTGCGCAATTACCACCACCCATTGAGGCAGATTCCGAAGATCAAAACAATGATCTATTCGTACCACCACCTCCAGAATTTAACGCTGGTGGACCCTCAgctgccgctgctgctgctgttgctgctgctgcggcTGCAGCGGCCGCTGCTGCTgcagctgctgctgctactgctgccgCCAATACCTCTAACGTTGCCAATGCGGACGAACTGGTCTTTGCTCCGCCACCACAATTCTCTGACaacaaacaacaacaacaacagcaacaacagacCCAACAAAATCGTGTCAAGATTATTGGGGCTATTCCTAAAGTAACTGGGAACCAAGTTAAAGCTTCGGCCGGACGATTACATAGTCAATGA
- the LOC122637305 gene encoding uncharacterized protein LOC122637305 isoform X2 has translation MEAGPNQQSQQQQQQQQQQQQQQQQQAQQGSQQQSAANVCSGQSQLASSQVAVASGQSQGHTQQDTSGIAVSEAGPVEEGVLLARVHVPELYVSKCLQFPKDQLVWDVKQQCLASLPKVATWYRELKESFNYGLFCPPVNGKAGKFLDEERRLGDYPFNGPVGYLELKYKRRVYKMLHLDEKQLKAMHTRTNLRRLLDYVANSQVEKIAKMCSKGLDPNFHCQETGETPLTLATSLKKPSKVIIALVNGGALLDYRTKEGLTAMHRAVERNSLEAVKTLLELGASPNYKDTKGLTPLYYSVINKTDPMLCETLLHDHATIGAQDLQGWQEVHQACRNNLVQHLDHLLFYGADMNARNASGNTPLHVCAVNNNDSSCIRQLLFRGAQKDSLNYANQTPYQVAVIAGNMELAEVIKNYQLEEVVPFKGPPRYNPKRRSMAFGGTSMMSTSCSASNLGTLTRIPSTEQHVAGGSNTGSLTRTISVEQYSSTGNSLTRVPSADQYVTTTTTATTTTASLNRVSSADQQYVKSGGITVEQYTTGTLVRVPSSSSSSSSSSSSSSSSSSSSSSTSSSSSTTAEQQQQQLQQQNQQQNDLTTLTRINHPPSTESSTTTPILVVAPVNTTVVNRVPSIEATRNDIQRIPSEQQQQQQQQQQQQQQQQLQLQQQQQQQHQQQQTSQSSQILQHHRNHHHHHHHHHHHHVATIRTTEQQNRHNSEYQSPNSLRDPNARLPMENYQNIRMEGLTRLQEHRLELQHRLDIHRTMEMPPSPSPSSRSLAPFSSASSSLSEGSNQPSGEDSASIVTDKSLGDTASDVISDSSGVGTSQSDTTNSLSIPGTTVVCVESYNSGILGHLTINQGDILEVTGATDCGLLEGVLRGQGTGLFPAHCVQEVRLRHTNIPLGPQPTRDGRNRVLGRRESQHKYFATAPRLKKPVTSEPRTVVLHRSRKGFGFVLRGAKATSPLMELTPSARYPALQYLDDVDQGGVADLAGLRKGDFLIQINEEDVTTASHEHVVDLIRKSGELVRMTVVSPVISLPNSQSAAALPTSQPIQRQYATLPRKGNNNVPIGGTLGRSPAPMPPRRDPKTTLSVGRARARSMVAGLVEGGGERDDRDEITSTGAKSSSAESIHLPQQPSTGPNTGQNTPVQPRTASIRSRPTSSRITAAELEELFQRQQGSTSGQYSSSMMSSHFQTGQSTKSHPSSPAKTGRVYASVAEMKRKGKSNSRVRFFGGLGGGSDLHRDFHSTPDLNIQAQSSILVPKGHRSQEDVNAVNGRNGLPPPNHPPPPPPVGQVVKVNVGANVPDVVTPASVYDNMAHIQQVKELAAATTEGGYGVMSSFRPSNSAKLYASPEDMKTVGYRSRSLPAHATRSHVRKSHSLRAPNNTTFKPTSVGQQQSTGNATGNSTGNGTSINLSNTNNNQYAQPLKTNRSHSTAGIRERKKKVIGTSSSVTNLSSLTNTNGNANGNNNNNNNNNNNNNNNNGCGGGSIGGGGGGGGGGGGGGAGVGGGSVVVVGNGGGPVVPSSAPPIPEPDYSLSESENDDEAEEDTDEEVESDIAKELEKAAARDKLESTRETSGNSNASGSSSSGSSSLPHSFSVEEIQKVRTQLKSSKSHPNDFLLQQTQQSLAEDGDNSSSGVSSDQDVPVGPPMGFDDTTTVRNHPNDINQQHAGGTLLSVGNNDKESGSNSKRTGYGGSGMLTRHAVSLAQLPPPIEADSEDQNNDLFVPPPPEFNAGGPSAAAAAAVAAAAAAAAAAAAAAAATAAANTSNVANADELVFAPPPQFSDNKQQQQQQQQTQQNRVKIIGAIPKVTGNQVKASAGRLHSQ, from the exons GAGCTGAAGGAGAGCTTCAATTATGGCCTCTTCTGTCCTCCAGTCAATGGAAAGGCTGGAAAATTTTTGGACGAGGAACGTCGCCTTGGCGATTATCCTTTCAATGGTCCTGTTGGTTACCTAGAG CTGAAGTACAAAAGGCGTGTCTACAAGATGCTACATCTCGATGAGAAGCAGCTGAAGGCGATGCACACGCGTACCAATCTACGAAGGTTGTTAGACTATGTAGCTAATAGTCAAGTCGAGAAAATAGCTAAGATGTGCAGCAAAGGCCTGGATCCGAATTTTCATTGCCAGGAGACAGGAG AGACGCCATTGACATTAGCGACGAGTTTAAAAAAACCATCGAAAGTGATCATAGCCTTGGTTAATGGTGGTGCCCTGTTAGATTATCGTACGAAAGAAGGTTTAACGGCAATGCACCGTGCCGTTGAAAGAAATAGTTTAGAGGCTGTTAAAACTTTATTGGAATTAGGAGCTAGCCCTAATTACAAGGATACCAAGGGTCTGACGCCACTTTATTACAGCGTTATCAACAAAACAGATCCGATGCTTTGCGAGACATTATTGCACGATCATGCTACTATTGGGGCACAGGATTTACAAGGGTGGCAAGAAGTTCATCAG gcTTGCCGAAATAATCTGGTCCAACATCTCGACCATTTACTATTTTATGGTGCCGACATGAACGCACGTAACGCGTCTGGTAACACCCCGTTACATGTCTGCGCTGTTAACAACAATGATTCCTCCTGCATACGTCAGTTATTGTTCAGGGGCGCACAAAAGGACAGCCTGAATTATGCGAATCAGACACCTTATCAGGTTGCTGTTATCGCTGGTAACATGGAACTAGCAGAGGTCATCAAGAATTATCAGCTCGAGGAAGTTG TACCATTTAAAGGGCCACCTCGGTACAACCCAAAACGACGATCAATGGCATTCGGTGGAACGTCAATGATGTCAACGAGCTGTTCAGCTAGCAATCTGGGGACCCTGACTAGGATACCATCAACGGAACAACATGTCGCTGGTGGATCTAATACTGGTAGCTTAACACGTACAATATCAGTGGAACAATACTCGAGTACTGGTAACAGTTTAACAAGAGTACCATCAGCTGATCAATACGTAACTACAACAACAAcggcaacaacaacaacggcTAGTCTAAACAGAGTATCTTCTGCGGATCAACAATATGTTAAAAGTGGTGGTATAACAGTTGAGCAATATACAACTGGTACACTTGTTAGAGTACCATCATCCTCgtcatcttcctcttcctcttcttcctcttcttcttcttcttcatcatcgtcgtcgtctactTCGTCATCTTCTTCTACAACAGccgaacaacaacaacaacaattacAACAACAAAATCAACAACAAAACGATCTTACTACCTTGACCAGAATAAATCATCCTCCGTCCACGGaatcatcaacaacaacaccGATCCTAGTTGTAGCACCAGTAAATACAACTGTTGTGAATCGAGTACCGTCCATCGAAGCTACCAGAAATGATATACAAAGAATACCGTccgaacaacaacaacaacaacaacaacaacaacaacaacaacaacaacaacagctaCAGctacaacagcaacaacagcaacaacatcaACAGCAACAAACGTCGCAATCCTCGCAAATTTTACAACATCATcgtaatcatcatcatcatcatcatcatcatcatcatcaccacgTAGCTACTATCAGAACGACTGAACAACAGAACCGGCATAACTCCGAGTACCAGAGTCCAAATTCACTGAGGGATCCAAACGCGAG ATTGCCGATGGAGAACTATCAGAACATAAGAATGGAGGGCCTGACGAGGCTGCAGGAACATCGGCTCGAGTTGCAACACCGTTTGGACATTCACAGGACAATGGAGATGCCACCATCACCGTCCCCCAGTAGCAGAAGTCTTGCACCTTTCAGCTCGGCTAGCTCGAGCCTATCAGAAGGCAGCAATCAACCGTCCGGTGAAGATTCTGCTAGCATTGTTACAG ACAAAAGTCTTGGAGATACAGCGTCCGATGTGATCAGTGATAGCTCAGGAGTTGGTACCTCGCAATCGGACACTACCAATTCATTGTCAATACCCGGGACTACTGTCGTCTGTGTTGAAAGCTATAACAGTGGGATACTTGGACATTTGACGATCAATCAAGGAGATATTCTTGAAG TTACCGGTGCTACAGATTGTGGTTTACTCGAAGGAGTATTACGTGGCCAAGGTACAGGATTATTTCCAGCACATTGCGTTCAGGAAGTTAGACTACGTCATACCAATATCCCATTGGGTCCGCAACCAACCAGAGATGGAAGAAATAGGGTACTTGGTCGTAGAGAGTCCCAACACAAATATTTCGCTACCGCGCCAAGATTGAAGAAAcc AGTTACTTCTGAGCCGCGTACGGTAGTCCTACATCGTTCGAGGAAAGGTTTTGGTTTTGTTTTACGTGGTGCCAAAGCTACGTCACCGTTGATGGAACTGACACCATCAGCGAGATATCCTGCTCTACAATATCTCGATGATGTTGATCAAGGTGGTGTAGCCGATCTTGCTGGTCTCCGTAAAGGAGATTTTCTTATCCAA ATCAACGAAGAGGATGTGACAACAGCATCTCACGAGCACGTTGTCGATCTGATCAGAAAGTCGGGCGAGTTGGTACGAATGACAGTTGTCTCGCCAGTGATCAGCCTTCCAAATTCTCAATCGGCAGCCGCATTGCCGACTAGTCAACCTATTCAAAGACAGTATGCAACATTGCCGCGTAAAGGTAACAACAATGTGCCAATTGGTGGAACTTTAGGTAGATCACCAGCACCAATGCCACCGCGTAGAGATCCAAAAACAACGTTGAGCGTGGGCCGTGCTAGAGCGAGATCTATGGTCGCTGGATTAG TAGAAGGCGGTGGGGAACGTGATGACAGGGACGAGATCACATCGACCGGAGCTAAATCTAGCAGCGCGGAATCCATTCATTTACCTCAGCAACCATCTACCGGGCCAAACACAGGTCAAAACACACCTGTGCAACCAAGAACGGCCAGTATCAGATCGAGGCCAACGTCTAGTAGAATAACAGCCGCTGAACTCGAG GAATTATTCCAACGACAGCAAGGTAGTACCAGCGGCCAATACAGTTCGTCGATGATGAGCTCGCACTTTCAAACTGGTCAATCTACCAAGTCACATCCTTCCTCGCCAGCTAAAACTGGCAGGGTCTATGCTAGCGTAgctgaaatgaaacgaaaaggaaaa TCAAACTCGAGAGTACGTTTCTTCGGTGGCTTGGGTGGCGGCTCCGACCTCCACAGAGATTTCCATAGTACACCTGACCTGAACATACAAGCACAATCGTCCATCTTGGTTCCAAAGGGTCATAGAAGTCAAGAGGACGTTAATGCGGTGAACGGTAGAAATGGATTGCCACCGCCTAATCATcccccaccaccaccaccggtTGGTCAGGTTGTTAAAGTGAACGTTGGGGCTAATGTCCCTGACGTCGTTACGCCAGCTTCTGTTTACGATAACATGGCACATATCCAACAAGTCAAAG AATTAGCAGCAGCTACGACGGAGGGTGGTTACGGCGTTATGTCAAGTTTTCGACCGTCGAACAGCGCAAAATTGTACGCCTCGCCCGAAGACATGAAAACTGTTGGCTACCGATCAAGAAGTTTACCAGCCCACGCTACAAGATCACACGTTAGAAAATCTCATAGTCTTCGTGCGCCCAACAACACGACGTTCAAGCCAACATCGGTTGGACAACAACAAAGTACCGGTAACGCTACGGGAAATAGTACTGGCAATGGTacatctatcaatctatctaatACCAATAACAATCAATACGCACAACCATTGAAGACTAACAGGAGCCACAGTACAGCCGGTattagagaaaggaaaaagaaagtgatcGGTACGAGTTCCTCCGTGACAAATTTATCATCGCTAACTAATACCAATGGCAATGCCAATggtaacaataacaataacaataataataacaataataataataataataacggaTGCGGTGGAGGCAGTattggaggaggaggaggaggaggaggaggaggaggaggtggaggagctggtgttggtggtggtagtgtCGTTGTTGTTGGTAATGGCGGTGGTCCGGTTGTCCCGTCATCAGCACCACCAATACCAGAACCAGATTACAGTCTCTCGGAATCAGAAAACGATGACGAAGCTGAAGAAGATACAGACGAGGAAGTCGAATCTGACATAGCTAAGGAATTAGAAAAGGCCGCGGCACGTGATAAATTGGAATCGACTCGTGAAACCTCTGGTAATTCGAACGCATCCGGTTCGAGTTCATCCGGTTCAAGTTCTTTGCCGCATTCGTTCAGCGTCGAGGAAATACAAAAAGTGAGGACCCAATTGAAATCGTCGAAGAGTCATCCAAACGATTTTCTATTGCAACAAACTCAACAGTCTTTAGCCGAGGACGGTGACAACAGTTCGAGCGGAGTTAGCTCTGATCAGGATGTACCGGTAGGTCCTCCAATGGGATTCGACGATACTACGACTGTTAGGAATCATCCTAACGATATTAATCAACAACATGCTGGTGGTACATTGTTATCAGTTGGTAACAATGATAAAGAATCTGGAAGTAACTCGAAGCGTACCGGTTATGGGGGTAGTGGTATGTTAACCAGGCATGCTGTTAGCCTTGCGCAATTACCACCACCCATTGAGGCAGATTCCGAAGATCAAAACAATGATCTATTCGTACCACCACCTCCAGAATTTAACGCTGGTGGACCCTCAgctgccgctgctgctgctgttgctgctgctgcggcTGCAGCGGCCGCTGCTGCTgcagctgctgctgctactgctgccgCCAATACCTCTAACGTTGCCAATGCGGACGAACTGGTCTTTGCTCCGCCACCACAATTCTCTGACaacaaacaacaacaacaacagcaacaacagacCCAACAAAATCGTGTCAAGATTATTGGGGCTATTCCTAAAGTAACTGGGAACCAAGTTAAAGCTTCGGCCGGACGATTACATAGTCAATGA